A single genomic interval of Arthrobacter globiformis harbors:
- a CDS encoding helix-turn-helix domain-containing protein, which translates to MPELDQLILNAREAYDRRDWAAARRGFGAARLRAPLDAPDLDALASSAWWLGDTSGALATAEELYRRLAGDGDRTGAAMAALNLSLRWGTRGDLAVASGWLNRARRMLEGLPEGPPSGYLLYLEAGMTMDVEGDPAPARTAAAAVEALAGRFGDPALACFARVLSGLALVREGQTEAGFGDLDEAMLPVLAGEVPQEWAGDIYCTVTHLCHVLGDFSRMRSWTTAMERWTAGQSRTFVYADVTRVHELQLLSAEGNWDAAEQELWPLSDRLAQAHGWMAGAGYYELGEIRRLRGDPAGALDAYARARDVGVEPQPGEARLHLAAGERGLALEQLRVALAVSGPLDKARLLLAATEVAAASGQEDLAATCCAELEQTAARYSSPGLRAWAAQARGVVLLGGGQTAEALAAFEAAGRIYRDQRARYSTAVIHELESSCRRSLGNPEAADADLATAAAIYQQLGAAPDLQRIQAYLQRNHESAPGGLTAREAEVLALVSGGSSNRQVADALVISEKTVGRHLANIFGKIGVSSRTGASAWAREHGRPGS; encoded by the coding sequence ATGCCTGAACTCGACCAATTGATCCTGAATGCCCGCGAAGCTTATGACCGCCGGGACTGGGCCGCCGCGCGGCGCGGCTTCGGCGCGGCGCGACTGCGGGCGCCGCTTGACGCGCCGGACCTCGATGCGCTGGCGAGTTCGGCCTGGTGGCTGGGCGACACATCCGGGGCGCTGGCCACGGCCGAAGAACTGTACCGCCGGCTGGCCGGCGACGGGGACCGGACCGGTGCCGCGATGGCCGCGCTCAACCTGTCCCTCCGCTGGGGCACCCGGGGCGACCTCGCCGTGGCTTCCGGATGGCTGAACCGTGCACGGCGCATGCTGGAGGGGCTCCCGGAAGGCCCGCCCAGCGGCTATCTGCTCTACCTCGAGGCGGGCATGACCATGGACGTCGAGGGCGATCCGGCACCCGCCCGGACGGCCGCGGCAGCGGTGGAAGCCCTCGCCGGCCGCTTCGGGGATCCGGCACTGGCGTGCTTTGCCAGAGTCCTGTCCGGCCTGGCGCTGGTCCGGGAGGGACAGACCGAGGCAGGATTCGGAGACCTCGACGAGGCCATGCTTCCTGTCCTCGCCGGTGAGGTTCCGCAGGAGTGGGCCGGCGACATCTACTGCACGGTGACCCATCTCTGCCACGTGCTGGGCGACTTTTCCCGGATGCGGTCCTGGACCACGGCCATGGAGCGGTGGACCGCCGGACAGTCCCGCACGTTCGTCTATGCCGATGTGACCCGGGTCCACGAGCTCCAACTCCTTAGTGCCGAGGGCAACTGGGATGCCGCGGAGCAGGAACTTTGGCCCCTCAGCGACAGGCTGGCCCAGGCCCACGGCTGGATGGCTGGCGCCGGCTACTACGAGCTCGGCGAGATCCGCCGGCTCCGGGGCGACCCGGCCGGCGCCCTCGATGCCTACGCCCGGGCGCGGGACGTCGGCGTCGAACCTCAACCGGGTGAGGCCCGGCTGCATCTCGCCGCCGGTGAGCGCGGCCTGGCGCTGGAGCAGCTGCGGGTGGCCCTGGCCGTAAGCGGACCGCTGGATAAAGCCCGGCTGCTGCTAGCCGCCACCGAGGTGGCAGCGGCGTCCGGCCAGGAGGACCTCGCCGCAACATGCTGCGCCGAGTTGGAGCAGACGGCGGCCCGCTATTCCTCCCCTGGATTACGGGCGTGGGCAGCTCAGGCCCGGGGTGTTGTCCTGCTGGGAGGGGGCCAGACAGCGGAAGCCCTGGCCGCCTTCGAAGCGGCAGGCCGGATCTACCGCGACCAGCGGGCCCGCTACAGCACGGCTGTCATCCATGAACTGGAATCGTCCTGCCGGAGGTCACTGGGCAATCCGGAAGCAGCCGACGCAGACCTGGCCACGGCGGCGGCCATCTACCAGCAGCTTGGCGCTGCGCCCGACCTCCAGCGGATCCAGGCTTACCTGCAACGGAATCATGAGTCTGCGCCGGGCGGGCTCACCGCCCGCGAGGCCGAGGTCCTGGCGCTGGTCAGCGGCGGCTCAAGCAACCGCCAGGTGGCAGATGCCCTGGTCATCAGCGAAAAAACCGTGGGCCGCCACCTGGCCAACATCTTCGGCAAGATCGGCGTCTCCTCCCGCACCGGTGCCTCGGCGTGGGCGCGTGAGCACGGCCGCCCCGGATCCTAA